A region of Corynebacterium glucuronolyticum DSM 44120 DNA encodes the following proteins:
- the rbsK gene encoding ribokinase has translation MIAVVGSNMVDLITYINRMPNPGETLEAPDFQMGCGGKGANQAVAAARLGAEVLMVTRVGNDNFAKNTRENFEANGISTQFVLETETTSGVAPIFVEKSSQNSILIVQGANAHLSPKDVDAAREEIAKCSLIVMQLEIPLETVYYTIELANELGIPVILNPAPANPELDLYRIASCEYFLPNESELGLITGMPVETLEQIEEAAQLLVEKGIKNVIVTLGEKGVLCLSAKNKTVLPAFNVDAVDTTGAGDAFIGCFAQSLDAGFSLEDSVKRATFYASDSVTKRGTQYSYATAEEISFP, from the coding sequence ATGATTGCAGTAGTCGGGTCGAACATGGTCGACCTCATTACCTACATCAACAGGATGCCTAATCCCGGAGAGACGCTTGAAGCGCCGGACTTCCAGATGGGTTGTGGCGGAAAAGGCGCCAACCAGGCCGTAGCAGCCGCTCGTCTGGGGGCAGAGGTCCTCATGGTGACGAGGGTGGGCAACGATAACTTTGCCAAGAACACCAGGGAGAACTTCGAAGCAAACGGAATTTCCACCCAGTTCGTTCTGGAGACGGAAACCACCAGTGGCGTAGCACCGATTTTTGTGGAAAAGAGCTCCCAAAACTCCATTCTCATCGTGCAGGGCGCCAATGCGCACCTTTCCCCGAAGGATGTAGATGCAGCACGAGAGGAAATTGCAAAGTGCAGCCTCATCGTGATGCAGCTGGAAATCCCACTTGAGACTGTGTACTACACAATCGAGCTGGCAAACGAACTCGGAATTCCGGTCATCCTTAACCCTGCGCCTGCAAATCCTGAGCTGGATTTATATCGCATTGCTTCTTGTGAGTACTTCCTTCCCAACGAGAGTGAGCTCGGACTGATCACGGGCATGCCCGTGGAAACCTTGGAGCAGATCGAAGAAGCTGCCCAACTCCTCGTCGAAAAGGGCATCAAGAATGTGATCGTCACCCTTGGTGAAAAGGGCGTACTGTGCCTCAGCGCCAAGAACAAGACTGTTCTGCCGGCCTTCAATGTTGATGCCGTCGACACGACAGGCGCAGGTGACGCATTCATTGGATGCTTCGCACAGTCCTTGGACGCAGGATTCAGTCTCGAGGATTCGGTCAAGCGCGCAACGTTCTACGCTTCAGACTCCGTAACCAAGCGCGGTACGCAGTACTCCTACGCAACTGCCGAGGAAATTAGCTTCCCGTAG
- a CDS encoding nucleoside hydrolase — translation MTLDCDPGHDDAVAILLAAGNPDIDLLGVTTVGGNQTLEKVTFNARQVLTIAKLVDVPLFAGATRPLVRPVEVAEDIHGDTGMEIHGYDLPEPHVDVQPTHAVQFIIDTIMREEPGTVTLVPTGPLTNIALAARLEPRIVERVKEVVLMGGGYHVGNWSAVAEFNIKIDPEAAHIVFNEAWPVTMVGLDLTHQALATAEVEEKVKAVGTDVADFVVGLFGAFRKNYQDAQGFDDPPVHDPCTIAYLIDPSIVQTQKVPVDVELTGALTTGMTVADFRAPAPADCHTQVATKLDAPRFWDLVIDAIKRLG, via the coding sequence ATCACCCTCGACTGCGACCCCGGCCACGACGATGCGGTGGCCATCCTCCTGGCTGCCGGCAACCCGGACATCGACCTGTTGGGCGTAACGACGGTCGGTGGCAACCAGACCTTGGAGAAGGTCACCTTCAACGCCCGTCAGGTTCTCACCATCGCGAAGCTTGTCGACGTCCCCCTCTTCGCCGGTGCGACCCGCCCACTCGTGCGTCCGGTTGAGGTTGCAGAGGACATCCACGGCGATACGGGGATGGAAATCCACGGCTATGACCTTCCCGAGCCGCATGTTGATGTCCAGCCCACCCACGCCGTCCAGTTCATTATCGACACGATCATGCGCGAAGAGCCCGGTACAGTCACGCTGGTGCCCACAGGGCCGCTTACCAACATTGCCCTTGCTGCCCGCCTGGAGCCCCGCATTGTGGAAAGGGTGAAGGAGGTTGTTCTTATGGGTGGTGGTTACCACGTGGGTAACTGGTCTGCTGTTGCCGAGTTCAACATCAAGATCGACCCGGAGGCCGCCCACATCGTGTTTAACGAGGCCTGGCCCGTGACGATGGTCGGCTTGGATCTCACCCACCAGGCTCTTGCCACCGCTGAGGTGGAGGAGAAGGTGAAGGCTGTGGGCACCGATGTTGCCGATTTCGTTGTTGGCCTGTTCGGTGCTTTCCGCAAGAACTACCAGGACGCCCAGGGTTTCGATGACCCGCCGGTTCACGATCCGTGCACCATCGCCTACCTCATCGACCCGTCGATTGTGCAGACCCAGAAGGTTCCTGTCGATGTGGAGCTCACCGGTGCGCTGACCACGGGCATGACGGTGGCGGACTTCCGCGCCCCCGCGCCTGCCGATTGCCACACGCAGGTGGCAACGAAGCTGGATGCCCCGAGGTTTTGGGATCTGGTCATCGATGCGATTAAGAGACTGGGGTAG